CTGATCAATGTCGGCCGCATGTTCTTCGGCCGCTACACCGGCGGCATGGCGATCATCGCCGTCGTCACCTGCATCTTCTTCGCCGCCATTTCCGGCTCCGGACCAGCGACAGTTGCGGCCGTCGGCGCCATCCTGCTGCCGGCCATGGCCAGGGATGGCTACAAGCCCAGCTTCTCGTCCGGCCTGGTGGCCTGCTCCGGTTCGCTCGGCGTCATCATCCCGCCATCCATCCCGATGGTTATCTATGCGACCTCCGCGAACGTGTCGGTTTCCAAGATGTTCATGGGCGGCGTGGTTCCCGGCCTGCTGATCGGGTTTGCGCTCATCGCCTATGCTTGGCTGCAATCGAAGAAGGACGGGCAGAAGCCGGGCGATTATCGCCCGACAGGTCGCGAAATGCTGGCCGTCCTCAACGATGCCAAGTGGGCCTTGATGGTTCCGGTCATTATTCTCGGTGGCATCTACGGCGGCATTTTCACCCCGACCGAGGCCGCCGCAGTCGGCGTCATCTACGGCCTGGTGGTCGGTACCTTCGTCTATCGCGAATTGAAGCTGAAGGATCTCTACAAGATCTTCGCGGGATCTGCGCTAACGTCCGCGACCATCATGCTGATCGTCGGCACGGCGACCATTTTCGGCCGGGCACTGGCAATCGAGGGTGTGCCGATGATGCTGGCCGATTTCATCACCTCGGCCGTCGATCAGGCCTGGTTGCTGCTCCTCGCCATCAACGTGATCCTGCTCATCGTCGGCACTTTCATAGAAACGATCGCAGCGATCATCATCCTGACCCCGATCCTCCTGCCGCTGGTGACCGCGCTCGGCGTCAGTGCCGAACATTTCGGCATCGTGATGATCGTCAACCTCGCGATCGGCATGATCACCCCGCCCGTCGGCGTCAATCTCTTCGTCGCCTCGCGCGTGTCCGGCCTATCGCTGGAGACGGTCGTCAAGGGTGCGATCACGCCCATGCTCGTCATGATCGCCGTGCTCCTCGTCATCACCTATGTGCCCGCGCTCTCGCTGGCGCTGCCCGCCTTCTTCGGAATGTAAGTCAAAGGAATCCAATATGAGCAGCAAACTCAAGGCGGTCATCATCGGCCCCGGCAATATCGGTACCGATCTCCTGATGAAGATGAAGCGTTCCGCATGGGTGGAGCCGGTCTGGATGGTCGGCATCGACCCGAGCTCGGAGGGGCTGAAGCGGGCGGCTGACATGGGCGTGAAGGCCTGTGCAACCGGCGTGGACGGCATCCTGGAACACGTCATCGCCGATGATATCCGCGTCGCCTTCGATGCCACCTCGGCTTATGCGCATGCGGAAAACTCGCGCAAGCTGAATGAACTCGGGGTCATCATGGTGGACCTAACGCCGGCGGCGATCGGGCCCTTCTGCATTCCGCCGGTCAATCTCGCGGATCACGCCAAGAAGCTCGAGATGAACGTGAACATGGTCACCTGCGGCGGCCAGGCCACCATTCCGATGGTGGCGGCAGTGTCGCGCGTGCAACCGGTCGAATATGGCGAGATCGTCGCGGCGGTATCGTCGCGTTCGGTCGGCCCAGGTACGCGCAAGAACATCGACGAATTCACCCGCACGACGGCGGCGGCCATCGAAAAGGTCGGCGGCGCCAAGCGCGGCAAGGCTATCATCATCGTCAATCCCGCCGAGCCGCCGCTTCTGATGCGCGACACGGTGCATGTCCTGACCGAAGGCGAACCGGACCAAGCCGCGATCACCGAAAGCGTCAAGGCCATGGTGGCCGAGGTGCGGAAATATGTGCCCGGCTACAAACTGGTGAACGGTCCGGTGTTCGACGGCCGCCGCGTGTCCATCTACCTCGAGGTAGAAGGCCTTGGCGACTTCCTTCCGAAATATGCCGGCAATCTTGACATCATGACGGCGGCTGCCCTTCGCACCGCCGAACTTTTTGCCCAGGAGGCGGCCAATGGCGTCGTCACCCTGCCGGCGCGCGGTTGAGGAGAGAGACCATGAACATTGACGGTCGCAAGATCACCCTTCACGAGATGAGCCTGCGCGACGGCATGCATGCCAAGCGCCACCAGATCTCGACCGACCAGATGGTTGCCATCGCCACGGCCGCCGACGAGGCGGGCATGCCGTGGATCGAGGTGACCCATGGCGACGGCCTCGGCGGCGCTTCGGTCAACTACGGATTCGCCGCCCACACGGATGCGGACTATCTGCGCGCCGTCGTGCCGAACCTGAAGCAGGCGAAGGTCTCCGCCCTCCTCCTGCCGGGCATCGGCACCGTGGACATGCTCAAGGAAGCCATCGACTGCGGCATTTCCGGCGTGCGGGTCGCCACCCACTGCACCGAGGCCGATTGCGCCGAACAGCACATCACCTATGCCGCCAAGACCGGTCTCGACACCGTCGGCTTCCTGATGATGTCGCACCGCGCCGGCCCGGAGAAGTTGGTCGAGCAGGCCCTGCTGATGGAAAGCTACGGCGCCAACTGCGTCTATTGCACCGATTCCGCCGGGCATATGCTGCCGGACGACGTGACGGCCCGCATCTCCGCGATCCGCGGCGCACTGAAGCCTGAGACCGAGCTCGGCTTCCACGGTCACCACAATCTCGGCATGGGCATCGCCAATTCGGTCGCCGCGGTTGCCGCCGGTGCAAACCGTATCGACGGGGCGATCGCCGGACTCGGCGCCGGTGCCGGCAATGCCGCGACAGAACTGCTGGTCGCCGTGTTCGAGCGCATGGGGGCTCAGACGGGCGTCGATCTGTTCAAGATCATGGACGTCGCAGAGGATCTTGTCGTTCCGATGATGGACCGGCCGATCCGTGTTGACCGCGGTTCGCTCGTGCTGGGTTACGCCGGTGTTTATTCTTCATTCCTTTTATTCGCCGAGCGCGCCGAGAAGCGCTACGGCGTTCCCGCGCGCGACCTTCTGCTGGAACTGGGTCGCCGCGGCATGGTCGGTGGCCAGGAGGACATGATCGAGGACCTGGCGCTGACGCTGTCGCAGCAGCGAACTGCCTGATAGGTCGACCTTGAAGGGCCAGACGCCAATGCCGTCAATTGCAGGTTTGGAGGAGCCCGCTGAGACAGCTTGAGGAGGCTCCGTGGGAATCTCTGCAATAATACCCGCTAAGGGATTTTCGGTGTGACGGAAAACAGATGATTTCCGTGCAAGGGCTCGATTGACCCACATCGATGCCGCCGGACGCCGATTTTTTACGCGACAAGCCCTGTCGGATTGTGAGAGTGTACGACAAGGCGGAATTTGAGGTTTGTCGTACATGCTGATCGGTTACATGCGGGTGTCAAGCAGTGACGAGCGTCAGTCGGTTGCGTTGCAACGTGATGCCCTGCTTGCCGTCGGTGTGGATCAACGTCACCTGCATCAGGATCGAGCTTCGGGTGCGCGCGACGATCGACCAGGACTGAAGGCTTGC
This genomic interval from Polymorphum gilvum SL003B-26A1 contains the following:
- a CDS encoding TRAP transporter large permease, producing the protein MISLILFGLLALLLLLSVPIAISLGIASTIALIVSGKVSGSYVPQGLVTSIDSFPLMAVPFFILAGDLMGQGGLSQRLINVGRMFFGRYTGGMAIIAVVTCIFFAAISGSGPATVAAVGAILLPAMARDGYKPSFSSGLVACSGSLGVIIPPSIPMVIYATSANVSVSKMFMGGVVPGLLIGFALIAYAWLQSKKDGQKPGDYRPTGREMLAVLNDAKWALMVPVIILGGIYGGIFTPTEAAAVGVIYGLVVGTFVYRELKLKDLYKIFAGSALTSATIMLIVGTATIFGRALAIEGVPMMLADFITSAVDQAWLLLLAINVILLIVGTFIETIAAIIILTPILLPLVTALGVSAEHFGIVMIVNLAIGMITPPVGVNLFVASRVSGLSLETVVKGAITPMLVMIAVLLVITYVPALSLALPAFFGM
- a CDS encoding acetaldehyde dehydrogenase (acetylating); translation: MSSKLKAVIIGPGNIGTDLLMKMKRSAWVEPVWMVGIDPSSEGLKRAADMGVKACATGVDGILEHVIADDIRVAFDATSAYAHAENSRKLNELGVIMVDLTPAAIGPFCIPPVNLADHAKKLEMNVNMVTCGGQATIPMVAAVSRVQPVEYGEIVAAVSSRSVGPGTRKNIDEFTRTTAAAIEKVGGAKRGKAIIIVNPAEPPLLMRDTVHVLTEGEPDQAAITESVKAMVAEVRKYVPGYKLVNGPVFDGRRVSIYLEVEGLGDFLPKYAGNLDIMTAAALRTAELFAQEAANGVVTLPARG
- the dmpG gene encoding 4-hydroxy-2-oxovalerate aldolase — its product is MNIDGRKITLHEMSLRDGMHAKRHQISTDQMVAIATAADEAGMPWIEVTHGDGLGGASVNYGFAAHTDADYLRAVVPNLKQAKVSALLLPGIGTVDMLKEAIDCGISGVRVATHCTEADCAEQHITYAAKTGLDTVGFLMMSHRAGPEKLVEQALLMESYGANCVYCTDSAGHMLPDDVTARISAIRGALKPETELGFHGHHNLGMGIANSVAAVAAGANRIDGAIAGLGAGAGNAATELLVAVFERMGAQTGVDLFKIMDVAEDLVVPMMDRPIRVDRGSLVLGYAGVYSSFLLFAERAEKRYGVPARDLLLELGRRGMVGGQEDMIEDLALTLSQQRTA